A window of Cytophagia bacterium CHB2 contains these coding sequences:
- a CDS encoding alpha/beta fold hydrolase, with translation MMARLTLSIQHNREPFSPARWAPGGDLQTLAGYLLPGSKGLSHTHLHKIPVSFGDTLVACENLSQEEKAAGVVLLLHGLGGQADSPYMLRVAKKFLDKNWITFRLNHRGAGQGRGLARQLYHAGRSEDLAPMLRLIAENYPDKPVIAIGFSLSGNMLLKLLGEQPEAIPQNLCGALAVSAPIKLAAGAAAISRKRNWLYDRRFISLLKNTLREREIDFPDFPRFELPRNLNLYAFDQIVTAPLGGFTSAEDYYQKCSAHQFLGNIRVPVVLLAAENDPFIPREIFADLPDSPWLQLHLTPSGGHLGFISAKRTAFGDHRWMDYALWHYANALVRQYAQAFKQMA, from the coding sequence GGCCCCGGGCGGTGATTTGCAGACACTAGCTGGATATTTACTCCCGGGCTCAAAAGGATTATCGCATACCCATCTCCATAAAATTCCCGTTTCCTTCGGCGACACGCTGGTAGCCTGTGAAAATCTATCTCAAGAAGAAAAAGCCGCCGGCGTGGTTTTGCTGCTGCACGGCCTCGGTGGGCAGGCGGATTCGCCCTACATGCTGCGCGTCGCCAAAAAATTTCTGGATAAAAATTGGATCACCTTTCGTTTGAATCATCGCGGCGCAGGGCAGGGCAGGGGGCTGGCGCGGCAACTTTACCACGCAGGCCGCAGCGAAGATTTGGCCCCGATGCTTCGCCTTATTGCTGAAAATTATCCCGATAAGCCGGTGATCGCGATTGGATTCTCGTTGAGCGGCAACATGCTGCTCAAGCTTTTGGGCGAGCAACCAGAGGCGATACCGCAAAACTTGTGCGGCGCGCTGGCAGTGAGTGCCCCGATCAAGCTGGCCGCCGGCGCAGCCGCCATCAGTCGCAAGCGCAATTGGCTTTATGATCGCCGCTTCATCAGCCTGCTCAAAAATACACTGCGCGAGCGCGAAATCGATTTTCCGGATTTCCCGCGCTTCGAGCTGCCGCGCAATCTCAATCTCTATGCTTTCGATCAAATCGTAACCGCGCCGCTCGGCGGCTTCACCTCGGCGGAAGACTATTATCAAAAATGCAGTGCGCATCAGTTTTTGGGAAACATTCGTGTGCCGGTGGTTCTTTTGGCGGCTGAGAATGATCCTTTTATTCCACGCGAGATTTTCGCAGACTTGCCGGACAGTCCCTGGTTGCAGCTCCATCTCACACCCAGCGGCGGCCACTTGGGATTCATTTCTGCCAAGCGCACAGCTTTTGGCGACCATCGCTGGATGGATTATGCGCTTTGGCATTATGCCAACGCCCTGGTCCGGCAGTATGCCCAAGCTTTCAAGCAAATGGCTTGA